The following coding sequences are from one Desulfosporosinus orientis DSM 765 window:
- a CDS encoding flavodoxin family protein: protein MAKKVLVLSASPRKGGNSDLLCDQFIFGANEAGYQTEKIFLRDKKIGYCTGCESCYTSHNCVQKDDMAGILEKMISADVIVMATPVYFYTMNAQIKTLIDRTVPKYQEITSKEFYFIVSAADSSEQAMERTIDGFRGFMLCLKDAKEKGVVYGVGAWRKGDIKGSAAMKQAFEMGKSI from the coding sequence ATGGCTAAAAAAGTATTGGTGCTTTCCGCAAGCCCGAGAAAAGGTGGAAATTCTGATTTGCTTTGTGACCAGTTTATATTCGGTGCAAACGAGGCAGGCTATCAGACAGAAAAGATTTTTTTGAGAGATAAAAAGATTGGTTACTGTACCGGCTGTGAGTCATGCTATACCAGCCATAATTGTGTTCAGAAAGATGACATGGCGGGGATTCTAGAAAAAATGATCAGCGCTGATGTCATTGTCATGGCGACACCGGTTTATTTCTATACCATGAACGCGCAAATAAAAACGTTGATTGATAGAACGGTACCTAAATATCAAGAAATCACTAGCAAGGAATTCTATTTCATTGTCTCAGCTGCCGACAGCAGTGAGCAGGCCATGGAAAGGACGATTGACGGTTTTCGCGGATTTATGTTATGTCTGAAGGATGCAAAAGAAAAGGGAGTTGTCTACGGCGTCGGCGCATGGCGCAAGGGAGACATTAAGGGCAGCGCTGCTATGAAGCAGGCCTTTGAAATGGGAAAGAGTATATAA